The following are encoded together in the Bacillus cereus group sp. RP43 genome:
- the leuC gene encoding 3-isopropylmalate dehydratase large subunit → MGKRLLDKLWERHVVATNENGLDLLYIDLHLVHEVTSPQAFEGLRLANRTVRRPDLTFATMDHNIPTKDVWNITDRIAKQQLDTLRENCKEFQVPLADIGDEEQGIVHVIGPELGLTQPGKTIVCGDSHTATHGAFGALAFGIGTSEVEHVLATQTLWQRKPKAMGIELKGKLPQGVYAKDIILHLLSKYGVAVGTGYVMEFYGETIHAMEMEERMTLCNMAIEGGAKAGIIAPDEKTFSYVKGRKYAPKDYESIKKKWSELYTDSDAVYDLHISVNVTDLAPYVTWGTNPSMGVRIDEKLPEKHDANDERAFSYMGLSPGQSTYEIPVKHVFIGSCTNSRLSDLEIAASVVKGRKVKDGVRALVVPGSKRVREAAMQKGLHHIFEEAGFEWREPGCSMCLGMNPDQVPEGEHCASTSNRNFEGRQGKGARTHLVSPAMAAAAALYGHFVDIRKESYDGAISYS, encoded by the coding sequence ATGGGCAAAAGATTACTAGATAAGCTTTGGGAAAGACATGTAGTTGCAACGAATGAAAATGGATTGGATTTATTATATATCGATCTTCATCTTGTTCATGAAGTAACGTCACCGCAAGCCTTTGAAGGCTTGCGGCTTGCAAATCGAACTGTCCGCAGACCAGATTTAACATTTGCAACGATGGATCATAATATTCCAACGAAAGATGTTTGGAATATTACCGATCGCATTGCGAAGCAGCAATTGGATACACTTCGTGAAAACTGTAAAGAATTTCAGGTGCCGTTAGCGGATATCGGTGATGAAGAGCAAGGGATAGTTCATGTTATCGGGCCAGAACTAGGACTCACGCAGCCAGGAAAAACAATTGTTTGTGGTGATAGTCATACTGCTACTCATGGTGCTTTCGGCGCGCTAGCATTTGGTATTGGTACGAGTGAAGTAGAGCATGTATTGGCAACTCAAACGTTGTGGCAACGAAAACCGAAAGCGATGGGTATTGAGTTAAAAGGAAAGTTACCGCAAGGTGTTTATGCAAAAGATATTATTTTACATCTCCTTTCAAAGTACGGCGTAGCAGTTGGAACAGGATACGTAATGGAATTTTATGGAGAGACGATTCATGCAATGGAGATGGAAGAACGAATGACACTTTGTAATATGGCAATTGAAGGAGGGGCAAAGGCTGGTATTATTGCACCAGATGAAAAAACATTTTCTTATGTAAAAGGGCGTAAATATGCACCGAAAGACTATGAATCTATTAAGAAAAAATGGTCGGAACTTTATACAGATTCAGATGCAGTTTATGATTTACATATTTCGGTAAATGTTACGGATTTAGCACCGTACGTTACTTGGGGAACAAATCCGAGTATGGGTGTTCGAATTGATGAAAAGTTGCCAGAAAAGCATGATGCAAATGATGAAAGAGCATTTTCGTATATGGGATTAAGCCCTGGACAAAGTACGTATGAAATTCCAGTTAAGCATGTCTTTATTGGATCTTGCACAAATTCTCGATTATCCGATTTAGAAATTGCCGCATCTGTTGTGAAAGGGAGAAAGGTAAAAGACGGTGTGCGGGCACTTGTTGTGCCTGGGTCTAAAAGAGTAAGAGAAGCCGCGATGCAAAAAGGATTGCATCACATATTTGAAGAAGCTGGATTTGAATGGAGAGAGCCCGGATGTTCAATGTGTCTTGGAATGAATCCGGATCAAGTGCCTGAAGGAGAACATTGTGCATCTACTTCAAATCGAAATTTTGAAGGAAGACAAGGTAAAGGCGCACGAACGCATTTAGTTAGCCCAGCAATGGCGGCAGCGGCTGCGTTATATGGTCATTTTGTTGATATTAGAAAGGAGAGTTATGATGGAGCCATTTCGTATTCATAA
- the leuB gene encoding 3-isopropylmalate dehydrogenase gives MEKRIVCLAGDGVGPEIMESAKEVLHMVERLYGHHFHLQDEYFGGAAIDLTGQPLPQRTLAACLASDAVLLGAVGGPRWDDAKERPEKGLLALRKGLGVFANVRPVTVESATAHLSPLKNAAEIDFVVVRELTGGIYFSYPKERTKESATDTLTYHRHEIERIVSYAFQLASKREKKVTSIDKANVLESSKLWRAVTEEVALRYPDVELEHILVDAAAMELIRNPGRFDVIVTENLFGDILSDEASVLAGSLGMLPSASHAENGPSLYEPIHGSAPDIAGKNKANPIAMMRSIAMMLGQSFGLTREGYAIESAISAVLKSGKGTADIGGDATTTSFTKAVIQEMEEQALVGRGR, from the coding sequence TTGGAAAAACGTATCGTTTGTTTAGCGGGTGATGGTGTTGGTCCGGAAATTATGGAAAGCGCGAAGGAAGTATTGCATATGGTAGAGAGGTTATATGGACATCATTTTCATTTACAAGATGAGTACTTTGGTGGAGCGGCTATCGATTTAACTGGGCAACCATTACCACAGCGAACACTTGCCGCTTGTTTAGCGAGTGATGCGGTTTTACTTGGAGCGGTTGGTGGACCACGGTGGGATGATGCGAAAGAAAGGCCAGAGAAAGGATTATTAGCTTTAAGAAAAGGACTTGGTGTATTTGCGAATGTTCGCCCTGTAACAGTAGAAAGCGCAACTGCACATTTATCGCCATTAAAAAACGCAGCTGAAATTGACTTCGTTGTCGTTCGTGAACTAACAGGTGGTATTTATTTCTCTTATCCAAAAGAAAGAACGAAAGAATCGGCAACTGATACACTTACGTATCATCGTCATGAAATTGAACGTATCGTGTCGTATGCTTTTCAATTAGCGAGTAAGAGAGAGAAAAAAGTAACCTCTATTGATAAAGCGAATGTTTTAGAATCTAGTAAATTGTGGAGAGCTGTTACGGAAGAAGTAGCTCTTCGTTATCCTGATGTTGAATTAGAGCACATTTTAGTAGATGCAGCTGCTATGGAGTTAATTCGGAATCCAGGACGTTTTGATGTAATTGTAACCGAAAATTTATTCGGGGACATTTTAAGTGACGAGGCTTCTGTATTAGCGGGGTCATTAGGAATGCTTCCATCAGCGAGTCATGCGGAAAACGGGCCGTCTTTATATGAGCCTATTCACGGATCAGCACCAGATATTGCAGGGAAAAATAAAGCGAATCCAATTGCGATGATGCGTTCAATTGCGATGATGCTCGGACAATCATTTGGATTAACGAGAGAAGGGTATGCAATTGAATCCGCAATTTCTGCAGTTCTTAAATCTGGAAAAGGTACAGCTGATATTGGGGGAGATGCGACGACGACTTCATTTACGAAAGCGGTTATTCAAGAAATGGAAGAGCAAGCGCTAGTAGGGAGAGGACGATAA
- the hisD gene encoding histidinol dehydrogenase, giving the protein MEIVFEDFQEALSKIKLLRESAHIIEETVQRSVSEIVQNVRESKDEALSFYTKKFDGVEIKNFRVSAEEIKQASRFVEQAFLEALEEAKKNIVSYHEKQKRQSMFDCVSEGVIRGQLIQPLENVGVYVPGGTASYPSSVLMNVLPAKLAGVKKIVMVTPPRQGGIDSHILAAASLAGVDEIYMAGGAQAIAALAYGTESIPKVDKIVGPGNLYVALAKREVYGVVNIDMIAGPSEIVVIADETGNAEYIAADLLSQAEHDERATAICITTNVHLAKEVEREIERQLETLPRSEIARESIKRNGAIFIVPSLGEAFQLSNEIAPEHLELHIKEPMNALAYVKHAGSIFLGPYAPEPLGDYLAGPNHVLPTSGTARFFSPLSVDDFVKKSSFVSYTEEALRSVQHHIVELANKEGLHAHARAIQIRFKEEE; this is encoded by the coding sequence ATGGAGATAGTTTTTGAAGATTTCCAAGAGGCTTTATCGAAAATAAAATTGCTACGAGAAAGCGCACATATAATAGAAGAAACTGTTCAAAGAAGTGTAAGCGAAATTGTTCAAAACGTAAGGGAGAGTAAAGATGAGGCGTTATCGTTCTATACAAAAAAGTTTGATGGTGTAGAAATCAAAAATTTTCGTGTAAGTGCAGAAGAAATAAAACAAGCAAGTAGGTTTGTAGAACAAGCTTTTTTAGAAGCGTTAGAAGAGGCAAAGAAAAACATTGTCTCGTATCACGAAAAGCAAAAAAGACAATCGATGTTCGATTGCGTGAGTGAAGGGGTAATTAGAGGACAGCTCATTCAGCCGTTAGAAAATGTAGGTGTATATGTGCCAGGCGGGACTGCTTCGTATCCTTCATCAGTATTAATGAATGTATTGCCAGCAAAACTCGCAGGAGTGAAAAAAATTGTAATGGTAACACCGCCGAGGCAAGGAGGAATTGATTCGCATATTTTAGCTGCTGCAAGTCTTGCAGGTGTAGATGAAATTTATATGGCCGGTGGTGCTCAAGCAATTGCTGCTCTAGCATATGGAACGGAATCGATTCCTAAAGTAGATAAAATAGTTGGACCTGGAAATTTGTATGTTGCTCTAGCGAAGCGAGAAGTATATGGGGTAGTCAATATCGATATGATTGCTGGACCATCAGAAATTGTAGTTATCGCAGATGAAACAGGAAATGCCGAATATATTGCTGCTGATTTATTATCACAAGCAGAGCATGATGAAAGAGCGACTGCTATTTGTATTACAACGAATGTACACCTTGCTAAAGAAGTAGAAAGAGAAATAGAAAGACAGCTAGAGACGTTACCAAGAAGTGAAATAGCTCGTGAGTCAATAAAAAGAAATGGAGCGATTTTTATTGTTCCTTCTTTAGGAGAGGCATTTCAATTATCAAATGAAATTGCTCCAGAACATTTAGAGTTACACATAAAAGAGCCAATGAATGCTCTAGCTTATGTAAAGCATGCTGGATCAATTTTCCTTGGTCCATATGCACCTGAACCGCTCGGAGATTATTTGGCGGGGCCGAATCACGTATTACCGACAAGTGGAACGGCAAGATTTTTTTCTCCGTTATCCGTCGATGATTTCGTGAAAAAATCAAGCTTCGTTTCTTATACGGAAGAAGCGTTAAGAAGTGTACAGCATCATATTGTAGAACTTGCAAATAAAGAAGGTTTACATGCACACGCAAGAGCGATCCAAATTAGGTTTAAGGAGGAAGAATAA
- a CDS encoding ATP phosphoribosyltransferase regulatory subunit, whose translation MTKWKRANPNGTRDYLFEECTLIEEVEQKLRRTFLDRGYEEIRTPTIEFYDVFAFQNRPIDEEKIYKFFDEKGRIIVLRPDMTIPLARVIGTQRWDTPLKVTYSGNVFRANESLSGKYNEMVQSGIEIIGIDNVRAEIECVISVMQALQKLKVQSFTIEIGQVQLYKCIVKKLSIHDEEESVLRAYIESKNYAGLSNFIEEKKLDRSDETVRLLERLPRLFGSLDVIEEAEKLASSNEMKMAIARVKEIYETIEQLGYGSYISIDLGMVQHLDYYTGVIFKGYIYEIGEEIISGGRYDELIGNFGEMMPAVGLAVQVNQIVKALQEQQEPYKRKRIDIMIHYELNRLAEAERLRNLLQKDGKKVELSLFSNLNDTFQFAKKNKIMTVVETKSDSLVEYVWREKWIIQKEGEASCVTFKLR comes from the coding sequence ATGACAAAGTGGAAGCGTGCAAATCCGAATGGAACGAGGGATTACTTATTTGAAGAATGTACGTTAATTGAAGAAGTGGAACAAAAATTAAGACGGACTTTTTTAGATAGAGGTTATGAAGAAATAAGGACACCTACAATTGAATTTTACGATGTTTTTGCATTTCAAAACAGACCGATAGATGAAGAGAAGATATATAAATTTTTCGATGAAAAAGGGCGGATTATCGTTTTACGCCCAGATATGACAATTCCTTTAGCAAGAGTAATTGGAACGCAGAGATGGGACACTCCTCTTAAAGTGACGTATAGCGGAAATGTATTTAGGGCGAATGAGTCTCTTTCTGGAAAATATAATGAAATGGTACAAAGTGGGATTGAAATTATCGGGATTGATAATGTGAGAGCGGAAATTGAGTGTGTCATAAGTGTAATGCAAGCACTTCAAAAATTGAAGGTACAATCTTTTACAATTGAGATTGGGCAAGTACAGTTATATAAATGTATTGTAAAAAAACTCTCCATTCATGATGAAGAAGAGAGTGTGCTTAGGGCATATATTGAGAGTAAAAATTATGCCGGTCTCTCAAATTTTATCGAAGAAAAAAAGTTAGATCGAAGTGATGAAACAGTAAGATTACTTGAGAGATTGCCAAGGTTATTCGGGAGTTTAGATGTTATTGAGGAAGCAGAAAAACTCGCCTCAAGTAATGAAATGAAGATGGCTATTGCAAGAGTGAAAGAAATATATGAAACAATTGAACAGTTAGGATATGGCTCTTACATATCAATTGATTTAGGTATGGTTCAACATTTGGATTATTATACAGGAGTTATTTTCAAAGGGTATATATATGAAATTGGAGAAGAAATTATTAGTGGCGGAAGATATGATGAGTTAATTGGGAATTTTGGGGAAATGATGCCAGCGGTCGGACTCGCGGTGCAAGTAAATCAAATTGTTAAGGCACTTCAAGAGCAACAAGAACCATATAAACGAAAGAGAATAGATATTATGATTCATTATGAGTTAAATAGATTAGCAGAAGCGGAAAGATTACGAAATTTACTTCAAAAGGACGGGAAAAAAGTAGAGCTATCTTTGTTCTCTAATTTAAACGATACTTTTCAATTCGCAAAAAAGAATAAAATAATGACAGTCGTTGAGACGAAGAGTGATTCACTAGTGGAATATGTATGGAGAGAGAAATGGATCATCCAGAAAGAAGGGGAGGCTTCATGCGTAACGTTCAAATTGCGTTAA
- the hisG gene encoding ATP phosphoribosyltransferase yields the protein MRNVQIALTKGRLEKHVIPLFEKIGIDCSELKDKGRKLVFKSKNTNISFILVKAVDVATYVEHGVADIGVVGKDILMECEKDIYEMVDLGVGVCKFCVASIPTYNPKSYRKKRIATKYPHITSTYFHDKGEDVEIIKIEGSVEIAPLLGLADAIVDIVETGKTLQENGLIVFEEMCSISARMIVNKAALKTKKDEIFSIINMMEQEILSGK from the coding sequence ATGCGTAACGTTCAAATTGCGTTAACGAAAGGAAGATTAGAAAAGCATGTGATTCCACTGTTTGAGAAAATTGGAATTGATTGTTCAGAGCTTAAAGATAAAGGAAGAAAACTTGTGTTTAAAAGTAAAAACACAAATATTTCATTTATTTTAGTGAAAGCGGTAGATGTTGCTACGTATGTAGAACATGGTGTAGCTGATATTGGGGTCGTTGGAAAAGATATTTTAATGGAATGTGAGAAAGATATATATGAGATGGTGGATTTAGGAGTAGGTGTATGTAAGTTTTGTGTTGCTTCTATTCCTACGTACAATCCGAAGAGTTACCGGAAGAAACGAATTGCTACGAAATACCCGCACATCACTTCTACTTATTTTCATGATAAAGGAGAGGATGTAGAAATTATAAAAATAGAAGGATCCGTAGAGATTGCGCCGCTTCTAGGATTGGCAGATGCGATTGTGGATATTGTTGAAACTGGGAAAACATTACAGGAGAATGGATTAATTGTATTTGAGGAAATGTGCTCTATATCAGCGAGGATGATTGTAAATAAAGCAGCTTTAAAAACTAAAAAAGACGAAATATTCAGTATTATAAATATGATGGAACAAGAAATTTTGTCAGGGAAATAG
- the leuA gene encoding 2-isopropylmalate synthase, with protein MKQILFMDTTLRDGEQSPGVNLNEQEKLQIARQLERLGINVMEAGFAAASEGDFQSVKSIANTIQNATVMSLARAKESDIRRAYDAVKGAVSPRLHVFLATSDIHMKYKLCMSKEDVLDSIHRSVTLGKSLFPTVQFSAEDATRTSRAFLAEAVEVAIRAGANVINIPDTVGYTNPEEYYSLFKYLQESVPSYEKAIFSCHCHDDLGMAVANSLAAVEGGALQVEGTINGIGERAGNAALEEVAVALHIRKDFYEAESSMTLKEIKATSTLVSRLTGMIVPKNKAIVGANAFAHESGIHQDGVLKEVTTYEIIEPALIGESQNLFVLGKHSGRHAFTEKMKELGYEFTNEERDAVFEAFKKLADRKKEITEEDLRALMLGEAAFSAQQYSITQLQVHFVSNSTQCATVVLKDEEGNMYEDAATGSGSIEAIYNAIQRILGLECDLADYRIQSITQGQDALAHVHVELKEGTHQVSGFGVAQDVLEASARAYVHAAGKLKSFITLVK; from the coding sequence ATGAAGCAAATTTTGTTCATGGATACGACGCTTCGTGATGGCGAACAATCACCAGGAGTTAATTTAAATGAACAAGAGAAATTACAGATTGCGAGGCAACTAGAGAGACTTGGTATTAATGTAATGGAAGCTGGATTCGCAGCGGCTTCTGAAGGTGATTTTCAATCGGTAAAAAGTATCGCAAATACCATTCAAAATGCTACGGTCATGAGTTTAGCTAGAGCAAAGGAAAGCGATATTCGAAGAGCATATGACGCAGTGAAAGGTGCTGTCTCTCCTCGATTACACGTATTTTTAGCTACGAGTGACATTCATATGAAATATAAGCTTTGTATGTCGAAAGAAGATGTATTAGATAGTATTCATCGCTCGGTTACGCTTGGAAAATCATTATTTCCAACAGTGCAATTTTCAGCAGAAGATGCGACAAGAACATCGAGAGCGTTTTTAGCTGAAGCAGTAGAAGTAGCAATTCGTGCAGGAGCGAATGTAATCAATATTCCTGATACAGTTGGATATACGAATCCAGAAGAATATTATTCTCTTTTTAAATACTTACAAGAATCCGTTCCTTCGTATGAAAAAGCAATTTTCTCTTGTCACTGTCACGATGATCTTGGGATGGCAGTAGCGAACTCGTTAGCTGCAGTTGAAGGTGGAGCGTTACAAGTAGAAGGAACGATTAACGGAATTGGAGAAAGAGCAGGAAATGCAGCCTTAGAAGAAGTCGCAGTTGCTCTCCATATTAGAAAAGATTTCTATGAAGCAGAATCCTCTATGACGTTAAAAGAAATTAAAGCGACAAGTACATTAGTAAGTCGTTTAACAGGTATGATTGTACCAAAAAATAAAGCAATTGTGGGAGCAAATGCATTCGCTCATGAATCAGGTATTCATCAAGATGGTGTTTTAAAAGAAGTAACGACATATGAAATTATTGAACCGGCGCTTATAGGTGAATCTCAAAATCTATTTGTACTTGGAAAACATTCTGGACGTCACGCATTTACAGAAAAAATGAAAGAATTAGGCTACGAATTTACAAACGAAGAACGAGATGCGGTGTTTGAAGCATTTAAAAAATTAGCTGATCGAAAAAAGGAAATTACAGAAGAAGATTTACGTGCACTTATGCTTGGTGAAGCAGCATTTTCGGCACAACAATATAGCATTACGCAATTGCAAGTACACTTCGTATCAAATAGTACACAGTGTGCAACGGTTGTACTAAAAGATGAGGAAGGAAATATGTACGAAGATGCAGCAACTGGTTCTGGAAGTATTGAAGCGATCTATAATGCAATTCAAAGAATTTTAGGATTAGAATGTGACTTAGCGGATTATCGCATACAATCTATAACGCAAGGTCAAGATGCACTTGCACATGTTCATGTTGAATTAAAAGAAGGAACTCATCAAGTATCAGGTTTTGGTGTTGCGCAAGACGTATTAGAAGCATCGGCGAGAGCGTATGTTCATGCGGCGGGAAAATTAAAATCTTTCATTACTCTTGTGAAGTAA
- the hisH gene encoding imidazole glycerol phosphate synthase subunit HisH translates to MITIIDYGMGNIRSVEQALKYIGAEYIVTDDKEEILRSDGVILPGVGAFPKAMDILEEKDLVCVLKEVGSSGKPLLGICLGMQLLFEKSEELQDCNGLNLLPGVIRKLKVPYKIPHMGWNELKKDGEISLWNGVEDGSFVYYVHSYYADCPNEIVYGSSEYGVQVPGFVAKGNIYGAQFHPEKSGDIGMQMLKNFKGVVEAWKSSQLSI, encoded by the coding sequence TTGATTACTATTATAGATTATGGAATGGGGAATATTCGCAGTGTGGAACAAGCATTAAAATATATTGGAGCAGAGTACATCGTAACGGATGACAAAGAAGAAATATTGAGAAGTGATGGCGTTATTTTACCGGGAGTAGGCGCATTTCCGAAGGCGATGGACATTTTAGAAGAAAAAGATTTAGTATGTGTGCTAAAAGAAGTTGGGAGTTCAGGGAAGCCGCTTCTGGGCATTTGCTTAGGAATGCAGCTTTTATTTGAAAAAAGTGAGGAACTACAAGACTGTAACGGATTAAATTTATTGCCAGGTGTCATTAGAAAGTTAAAAGTTCCTTATAAAATTCCACATATGGGGTGGAATGAATTAAAGAAAGATGGAGAAATATCGCTTTGGAATGGAGTAGAGGACGGTTCTTTCGTATACTATGTCCACTCTTATTATGCAGATTGTCCAAATGAAATTGTGTATGGGTCAAGTGAGTATGGAGTGCAAGTACCTGGTTTTGTAGCAAAAGGAAATATATACGGCGCACAGTTTCATCCTGAAAAAAGTGGTGACATTGGAATGCAAATGTTGAAAAATTTCAAAGGGGTGGTAGAAGCATGGAAATCTTCCCAGCTATCGATTTAA
- the hisB gene encoding imidazoleglycerol-phosphate dehydratase HisB, with protein sequence MRQSSQARETTETKIKLSLQLDESTSVSVQTGVGFFDHMLTLFARHGRFGLQVEAEGDVFVDAHHTVEDVGIVLGTCLKEALQNKEGINRYGSAYVPMDESLGFVAIDISGRSYIVFQGELTNPKLGDFDTELTEEFFRAVAHAANITLHARILYGSNTHHKIEALFKAFGRALREAVDKNANITGVNSTKGML encoded by the coding sequence ATGCGCCAATCGAGTCAAGCACGTGAGACGACTGAAACAAAGATTAAATTAAGTTTGCAGCTCGATGAAAGTACGAGTGTTTCTGTGCAAACGGGAGTTGGTTTTTTTGATCATATGCTAACTTTATTTGCTAGGCATGGAAGATTCGGTTTGCAAGTTGAAGCTGAAGGTGATGTATTCGTTGATGCGCATCATACGGTTGAAGATGTTGGAATTGTACTCGGAACTTGCTTGAAAGAAGCATTGCAAAATAAAGAGGGGATTAACCGTTACGGCTCAGCGTATGTACCGATGGATGAATCTTTAGGATTTGTCGCGATTGATATAAGCGGGCGCTCATATATTGTATTTCAAGGTGAATTAACAAATCCGAAGCTCGGAGATTTTGACACAGAACTAACGGAAGAATTTTTTAGAGCAGTTGCCCATGCTGCAAATATTACGTTACATGCTCGCATTTTATACGGAAGCAATACACATCACAAAATTGAAGCTCTATTTAAAGCATTTGGTCGAGCGCTTAGAGAGGCAGTCGATAAAAACGCCAACATTACTGGTGTAAATTCAACGAAAGGGATGTTGTAA
- the leuD gene encoding 3-isopropylmalate dehydratase small subunit codes for MEPFRIHKGTTVVLMNDNIDTDQIIPKQYLKRIERTGFGKYLFDEWRYDNERHEKPNFPLNAPERKGASILITGDNFGCGSSREHAPWALADYGFRVIIAGGFADIFYMNCMKNGMLPIVMDKEMREQLTKTDARDQIEVDLENEVITTNTHRFHFTIEKMWKEKLVNGLDEISITMQYGQEIEEYERKVAVY; via the coding sequence ATGGAGCCATTTCGTATTCATAAAGGTACTACCGTAGTACTTATGAATGATAACATTGATACAGATCAAATTATTCCGAAGCAATACTTAAAGAGAATTGAAAGGACGGGATTTGGAAAATATTTATTTGATGAGTGGCGTTATGATAATGAGCGGCATGAAAAACCTAATTTTCCGCTTAATGCACCAGAAAGAAAAGGTGCGAGTATATTAATTACGGGTGATAATTTTGGGTGTGGTTCTTCAAGAGAACATGCTCCGTGGGCGCTTGCTGATTACGGTTTCCGTGTTATTATCGCTGGTGGATTTGCTGATATTTTTTATATGAATTGTATGAAGAATGGCATGTTACCGATTGTAATGGATAAAGAGATGCGTGAACAACTTACTAAGACGGACGCGAGAGATCAAATAGAAGTTGATTTAGAGAATGAAGTAATTACTACGAACACACACAGATTCCATTTTACAATCGAGAAAATGTGGAAAGAAAAATTAGTAAATGGCCTAGATGAAATCAGCATTACAATGCAATATGGACAAGAAATTGAAGAGTATGAAAGAAAAGTAGCTGTATATTAA
- the hisA gene encoding 1-(5-phosphoribosyl)-5-[(5-phosphoribosylamino)methylideneamino]imidazole-4-carboxamide isomerase: MEIFPAIDLKEGRCVRLYQGEFSKETVMNEDPVAQALIFEKFGAKILHIVDLDGAIAGESVNLSVIERICRTVRIPVQVGGGVRSLAAVEKLLLVGVEKVILGTAALYDKAFLEEAVRLYKEKIIVGIDAKNGFVATRGWLDMSEISYIDLAKQMENLGVQTIVFTDISKDGTLAGPNFEQLELLQKSVGVRLIASGGVASIQDVKKLNDMNIYGVIIGKALYEKTIDLEEVLQVTKLC, translated from the coding sequence ATGGAAATCTTCCCAGCTATCGATTTAAAAGAAGGTCGATGCGTTAGACTTTATCAAGGGGAATTTAGTAAGGAAACAGTAATGAATGAAGACCCGGTTGCGCAAGCGCTCATATTTGAAAAGTTTGGAGCGAAAATACTACACATTGTTGATTTAGATGGTGCAATTGCTGGGGAGTCAGTAAATTTGTCCGTAATTGAAAGGATATGCAGGACGGTACGTATTCCTGTGCAAGTTGGAGGAGGAGTTCGATCACTTGCGGCAGTAGAGAAGTTATTGTTAGTCGGTGTAGAAAAAGTAATTTTAGGAACAGCTGCTCTTTATGATAAGGCATTTTTAGAGGAAGCAGTTCGTCTATACAAAGAGAAAATCATAGTTGGAATTGACGCGAAAAATGGTTTTGTAGCAACGAGAGGCTGGCTTGACATGTCTGAAATTTCTTACATTGATTTAGCAAAGCAAATGGAGAATTTAGGTGTTCAAACGATTGTGTTTACAGACATTTCGAAAGACGGGACGCTGGCAGGGCCAAATTTTGAGCAATTAGAGTTATTACAAAAAAGCGTAGGCGTTCGTCTCATTGCTTCTGGAGGAGTAGCATCTATTCAAGATGTGAAAAAATTAAATGATATGAATATATATGGCGTCATAATTGGAAAGGCACTTTACGAGAAAACGATTGATTTAGAAGAAGTGTTACAGGTGACAAAGCTATGTTAG